One Spinacia oleracea cultivar Varoflay chromosome 4, BTI_SOV_V1, whole genome shotgun sequence DNA segment encodes these proteins:
- the LOC110793317 gene encoding uncharacterized protein produces the protein MQYTFSFPKKEACKNTAHFTIHKTAFLSFSLFIFLIFPLPPSVLFRNSSLLIIPFRVLFYLNFGDGFYIFIFEGFCGGDDNILSVWFEAEKLIRYNNIICAFVANEFVMRRYDTIIHLFRSLFIIIFINIFTFSVECYQQMRPQLRKTSVCISWAILIFEVGVCISKFLL, from the exons ATGCAGTACACATTCTCCTTTCCCAAAAAAGAAGCCTGCAAAAATACTGCACACTTTACTATTCACAAAACCGCTTtcctttcattttctctcttcatCTTCCTAATCTTTCCTCTCCCTCCTTCGGTGCTTTTTCGTAACTCCTCTCTTCTCATAATCCCTTTTAGAGTacttttttatttgaattttggTGATGGGTTTTATATATTCATATTTGAAGGATTTTGTGGTGGAGATGACAACATTCTTTCTGTTTGGTTTGAGGCTGAGAAATTGATAAggtataataatataatttgtgCATTTGTGGCTAATGAATTTGTTATGAGAAGATATGATACTATAATTCATCTCTTTCGATctctatttattattatttttataaatattttcaCTTTCTCAGTTGAATGTTATCAGCAAATGCGTCCACAATTAAGGAAAACATCTGTTTGCATATCTTGGGCAATTCTTATTTTTGAG GTTGGAGTTTGTATTAGCAAGTTTTTACTATAG
- the LOC110793319 gene encoding peptidyl-prolyl cis-trans isomerase FKBP62-like — MCSLVDYKKFRGELNRLLLEGDNLKEEDELLFSLISESENPKEVLDLTKEWKEEGNMLFKSGNTEDALEKYGYACLFLTTFLFQLEEDIIKFFELAICILLNLAACFNKKKEFDQVGYICTIILEFDPTNIKALFRRATAAIELGRSDFAYWDLAITHELDPSNREVGKKLEQVQQSTYKRGHISRTESAIPVGLGLGLPSLKIKQEDNVALVSMETKDSAQQDIPSEEGKLVKGCPDDKVCLSKVASVARDEEMEDNMCC, encoded by the coding sequence ATGTGTTCTTTGGTAGATTATAAGAAGTTTAGAGGTGAGTTGAACAGACTCCTTTTGGAAGGTGACAACCTCAAGGAAGAAGATgagcttttattttctttgatttCAGAATCAGAGAACCCAAAAGAAGTATTGGATCTTACCAAGGAGTGGAAGGAGGAAGGAAATATGTTGTTTAAAAGTGGAAATACAGAGGATGCTTTGGAGAAATATGGCTATGCATGTCTCTTCCTTACTACATTTTTGTTTCAGTTGGAAGAAGATATAATTAAGTTTTTTGAGTTGGCTATTTGTATTCTGCTGAATTTGGCTGCTTGCTTTAACAAGAAAAAAGAGTTTGATCAAGTTGGTTACATATGTACCATCATTTTGGAATTTGATCCAACTAATATCAAAGCTTTGTTTAGAAGAGCCACAGCTGCAATTGAATTGGGCAGGAGTGATTTTGCTTATTGGGACTTGGCAATAACCCATGAACTTGATCCTTCAAACCGGGAGGTAGGTAAAAAATTGGAGCAAGTTCAGCAATCTACTTATAAAAGGGGGCATATATCTCGTACTGAAAGCGCTATTCCAGTTGGGCTTGGATTAGGGTTGCCATCCCTAAAGATAAAGCAGGAAGATAATGTTGCCTTGGTTAGTATGGAGACGAAGGATAGTGCACAACAAGACATACCAAGTGAGGAGGGAAAGTTGGTGAAAGGATGTCCTGATGATAAGGTTTGCTTAAGTAAGGTGGCAAGTGTGGCTAGAGATGAGGAGATGGAGGACAATATGTGTTGCTAA
- the LOC110793326 gene encoding protein EXORDIUM-like 5 yields MSLFRTVFSLFTLLQFISATSAEQTVQTLELNPDIINPRIPPSPKSLSTNKKFEGSSNLVDLKYHMGPVLSNSPINVYIIWYGKWAKRQQSPIRDFLHSISPSSASSAAASANTQTVSDWWKTVSLYTDQTGANVSSNLIVAGEYSDHRYSRGTHLTRLSVQQVIANGVKKAPFPVDHKNGIYLILTSEDVTMQDYCRAVCGFHYFTFPSLVGYTLPYAWIGNSGKQCPEVCAYPFALPAYMSGGGLAALKPPNGDVGIDGMISVIGHELAELSSNPLINAWYAGGDPTAPTEIGDLCEGLYGTGGGGGYTGQVMRDRSGKTFNMYGKNGRKFLVQWIWSPVLKACVGPNALD; encoded by the coding sequence ATGTCACTCTTTAGAACAGTCTTCTCTCTCTTCACTCTTCTTCAATTCATTTCAGCTACCTCAGCTGAACAAACAGTTCAAACTCTAGAGCTAAACCCAGACATCATAAACCCTAGAATCCCACCTTCCCCTAAATCACTCTCCACCAACAAAAAATTCGAGGGTTCTTCAAATCTCGTCGACCTCAAATACCACATGGGCCCAGTTCTTTCCAATTCCCCCATTAACGTCTACATTATCTGGTATGGCAAGTGGGCCAAAAGGCAACAGTCCCCTATTCGAGACTTCCTTCACTCTATCTCACCCTCTTCCGCCTCCTCCGCCGCCGCTTCGGCCAACACTCAGACGGTGTCAGACTGGTGGAAGACGGTGTCGTTATACACTGACCAGACAGGAGCTAATGTATCAAGCAACCTCATCGTTGCTGGAGAATACTCCGATCATCGGTACTCCCGTGGGACCCACCTCACTCGGCTGTCCGTCCAGCAAGTTATAGCTAACGGCGTTAAAAAGGCGCCGTTTCCCGTTGATCATAAAAACGGGATCTACCTTATATTAACTTCCGAGGACGTTACTATGCAGGATTACTGCCGGGCAGTGTGTGGGTTCCACTACTTCACTTTCCCGTCGCTCGTGGGGTACACGCTCCCATACGCGTGGATTGGAAACTCGGGCAAGCAGTGCCCGGAGGTTTGCGCGTACCCGTTTGCCCTGCCCGCCTACATGAGCGGTGGCGGGTTGGCGGCTCTCAAGCCGCCGAATGGTGATGTCGGAATCGATGGGATGATTAGTGTGATTGGACATGAATTGGCTGAACTTTCATCTAATCCGTTGATTAATGCGTGGTATGCTGGGGGAGATCCGACGGCTCCTACTGAAATTGGGGATCTTTGTGAAGGATTGTACGGAACGGGTGGAGGTGGTGGGTATACGGGTCAAGTAATGAGGGATAGAAGTGGAAAGACGTTTAATATGTATGGGAAAAATGGAAGGAAGTTTTTGGTTCAGTGGATTTGGAGCCCCGTTTTGAAAGCTTGTGTTGGTCCAAATGCCTTGGACTAA